In Gemmatimonadota bacterium, the DNA window TGTGGGAATACACATCTCGTGCAGGAATAGATGCAATAGCCTCATACCAAATAAAAGAGACTGACGTTCAATATATGTTTAAAGCCATCGAAGTAGAGTATCATTTTGAGAACTTCTTCGATCATGGACATCCTCATAACCAAGTGGACCTTGTGATCTGTTGGGATTTTCGCGATGGCGAGGTACCTTTAGAATTACGTCAACACAGTGAATACCTATTCGAGTATCGAAACCATGAATCTTTTTTTATACTCGTACTATCTCATATACCAAACCTTCAAGTCGAGAGGAGTTAAATAATGAGCAATGAGATTACCGGAGTTGGCGAGATTACCGAAGTTATTGAGAAAACTCAAGGGGAACGAAAATATCTATTTGGCACAATAGGCTCTGACAAAATTAAGAATGTGACCTTTGTTCCAGTTATTGAGCGTAGTACTAGAACGTATCTAAATGAGATAACAGAAGAAGGCTATCAACGGCCTGGCTCATTATCTCGAATGAGGGCCTTTGCCAATTTCCTCAAAGACAACCCTAACAGCGTAGTTCCGCCGGTACTTCTTTCTGGGCGCGGAAACTGGAAATGGCAGCCTGGAGAACAGGAACAAGATTTGGGGCGGCTTATAATTCAAGACAAGGCTGCGGTCATTGACGGTCAGCATCGCCTAGGCGGTTTTGTATTTCTGTATGAAGACTCCGAGGTTGTACGTGACATATCTTTTATTCTTCTTCCTGATCTCACTGTTAAGGAGGAAATACAAGAGTTTGTCGTCGTCAATAATTCCCAAAAGGGAGTGCCCAAACCTCTGACAGCGTATCTGGAAGACGAGGAGAAAGCGCAGGTTGGATGGGCACTCAATCAAGACTCCGACAGCCCGTTTAAAGGAAGGATCACACGGGTATCTCTACAGCGGAATCATCTCTTCGCGCTCCATAGCGTGGCGAAGCAGGTTGTGCGTCTGTTCTCAATTGGGAGCATTCAAGACTTAGATGTTGATCAAAAGATCGAATTCATGTCCCGGTTTTGGACAATAATTGCTGATCAACTCCCAGATGAATGGTCGGATATTGAAAAGCTTGACGATCGTGAGACAAGAGGACGGAGAGACTTCGAGTATAAGCTCTTGGAACTCACAGGACTCATCGCCTGGGCTCACACTGGCGCACATATTTTTTCACGTAGTTATAGCGAGGCAACAGGTATGAATTGGGATAACGTGAGCCGTCTAGTGGAGGCTACGTCAGGAATTGACTGGCGCAAGACTGGAGAATACGAAGGTAGGACTGGGGAGGCTGCGGGAAGGGTTATGGCAGATGAGATGATTCGTATGTTGCCGGCTGAAGCCTGATGATAAGTAGTATTTATAAAATGTTTCATTGACCTATTTCTCACTCTCATTACTGCAAGGAAATAGGATGGGAAGACCGTATATAATAGGGCAAACCAACCCGAAGGTCCTTGCCGATGATTGACGAAACAAAAATGCAGGATGAACTGCGTCCAGAGTATGACTTGAGAACTCTACAGGTGAGAAAAGTTGGGACCGAGCGAACGCACTTAAAAAATGAAAAAGTCCGTTGGATGGGATGTCCATCGGGTTTTTGTTTTAGAGAGTATAAAACAGGATAAATAACGGAACAATAGGGGGCTAAAAGTGGAGTCTTATATCATACATAAAATTATGGAAGGGCTATCTCAACACCTAAAAGCTTTCGATTCAAAGGGAAAATTTCAAATTGCTTTTTCATCACAATTCCAGGCAACAGCACCGGCTTATCGGGTGCGCCTGGGTGTCCAGCCCATCCAAAGAGTACCCAACATTGTGGACATTTGGGCCAAAGATTATGAAACCCAAAATGTCGTCGCCATTGACTTGGCGTATCCTACCGCCAAACAAGGAATGGTGTTAGAGCCAACAGGTACAGCTGTTTTTTTACCCGACTACCCGGAGATAGACACAGCAAAATCAGAATTTCGTGAAGCTATCGAAAAACTTGAATGGGCAGTAGCGGCACAATTAGCTAATAAAGGATTTGCGATTTTACTAACAAATCAGCCAAAGCTATGGGAAGACTTCCTGGAAAAGATAACAACAACCGACCATATTACCCCTTCAAGAACTTATGATATAAACTGGAAGGATTATTCGTCATTAACTCAGGGAGAAAACCCCTGTTTTAGGTATCTCGTCGTCGAGATCAAACCCTAAACGAGATTCAGGGGTTATAGGTAAACGAAATATGCCCTCCGTCACAGTGAAAAGTTAGGCGGCCATTTGCTCGGGGTCTAACTGTTGTGTGTGTTTTAAAATAGAATTCACCCATCAGACCCTGGGTATCCCTCAGGGCCGAATATGACACCATCTCTAAAGACCTCATCCAAACCTACCCCAAAGACTTCATCCGCCTCACATTCGGACAGGACGATTTAGAAGTCCTCGACATCCTCAACACAGAGCAAACACCGTTGAAACACGACACATGGACAGCCTTATCCGCGTCCTTATCGCGGGTGAGGAGGCGTTGATCCATACGGAGTTTCAAACCACTGACGATCCGTCTATGCCACGCCGCATGGCGGGCTATATTATACGTGCGATTGAGCAGCACGACCTGCCGATTTATTCCAGTGTGATCTACTTGCGGCGCAGTGCAGGTCGGCGCGATCCAGGGTACTTTGTTCAGGAAATATCCGGCCGTCACGTTGTGATCAAATACACAGTGATTCGGCTCAGTGAGATAGAGGGACAGGACATTCTCGATGGCGGACCTTCGGGCTTGTTTCCATTCGTCCCCTTGATGAAACATCCTGTTGGCATAGATTCTGAGGCGTGGTTGCGTCACTGTGTTGACGCTGCGAATGCGCTGCCGGTGGATGAATCAATAAAGGTTGACATTTTGGACAGGTTGGTGATATTGAGTGGGTTAGAGTATGATCTGGCACTGATCAATCGTATTCTATTACAGGAGGGTCTTATGGATGCTATTATGCGCGAATCGTCGTTTGCACAATACATTATGAAGCAGGGCATTGAGCGCGGGGAGAGAGACCGCGCTATTGCCGATATCATCGAGGTGCTGGAAATTCGATTCGATCTACCTGAAACAGATCCCTTATCTGCTCGCATTGCCGCTATTGAAGATTTGCAACGCCTCAAGCAGTTGCATCGTACGGCGATTCAGGTGTCCAGTCTTGAGGCATTTCAGCAAATATTAGATGAAGCAGATTAAGGAGGTACAATGCCTGACGCGAAAACACCGCGTCACATCCATACGAATCGGTCAGCTAAGGCTGATTATCTCGCGTGTAAGGAGATCTTGAGCGGATCGAAGAACAGTGCTGAAACCACTTGTATGGATCGGTCAACTAAGGCTGACTTTCTCGCAATTAGAGCGTTCTTCTGCGGGAGGTTGTACGACGCTGAAACCATTTGTAAAGTACTCGTAGAGGAGGATCTCATGGACCTCGTCTTTGAGTCATCCTTTGTAAAACAACTCATCCAACAAGGCAGAGAGAAAGGCATCCAACAAGTCAGAGAGCAAAGGGAAAGAGGCTACGCCATAAAAAATATTATCACGGTGTTGGAGATTCGATTTGATCTACACGAATCAGAACACCTATCTGCTCGCCTTGCGACCATCACGGATTTGCAACGTCTCAAGCAGTTGCATCGTGCGGCGATTCAGGTGTCCAGCCTTGAGGCGTTTGAGCAAGCGTTGGATGCGTGACGCGATTATGTGGAATTATGCACATATCCTTCAAACTATATGAATAAGCTCGGTGGACCGGTTATCCATCGGGCTTTTGTGTCTTATAGGACTTCTTTATGATTGTTGATACGCATGTTCACATTTGGGAAATTTCGGATAAGTATCCGGTTGGTCCCACTGCGCCGACCTGGAATAGCTATCCGGATGAGTCGGGTACTGCTGAGGAACTTTTGGCCGATATGGATGCCGAAGGGGTGGATTGGACGGTGCTCGTGCAGACGAGTTGGTCCACATGGGATAATGGTTATATTGCGGATTCGGTGATTCGGTATCCGGATCGGTTTGTCGGGCATGGTCTTGTTGATCCCCAGGATCCCGATAATGCCGAGCAGGTGCGCTACTGGATCCGGGAGCGCGGTCTGGTTGGGTTCCGTTTACATCCGATGTACTATCCCGATGAAGAGATTCTGCTTACGGAGCAGAATGGTCCGATGTGGGAAGAGATTGTGGCGCTCGATGCTGTTATTCAGTTTCATTTGCGGCCTGAGGATGCCGATCAGGTCGCTGCGATTGCTCAGCGGTGTCCGGATACTGTTCTTATCTTAGACCATATGGGGTATCCGCAAATAGATCGTCCGCTTGCTAAATATCAGCCTGTTCTGGATCTGGCGCGTTTTGACAATGTGTTTTTTAAACTTTCTGATGTGGCTGGGCGTTCGCAAGAAGCTCATCCGTACGAAGATGTGCATCCCTATATTGAGGCGGCGCTGGCGGTTTTTACTGCTCAGCGTACGGTCTGGGGGACTGGTTATCCCGGGTATCACCGGGTCAAGCACAAGTGGCCCACGCTTGCTGATGAACTGCGTCTTATTCGCGAGGGGTTGCCCTTTCTGACGGATGGGGATATAGAACGCATTCTGGGCGGGACTGCGGCTGAGATATGGGGTCTGTCGGGATAATACGGAAAGAGATGAAAAAATGAGTTATGACGCTATTGTTATCGGCGGTGGTGTTGTCGGGATTTCTGCCGCGTATCATCTGGTGTGCGACGGTGCAAAGACCTTGCTCGTTGATCGGAGGGATGCGGGGCGCGCTACGGATGCAGGGGCGGGTATTCTTTCGCCCGCGACCAATACCCGCGATCCGGATCCCTGGTTGCGTCTTGCTGCGTTTGCTTCCGAATATTATCCACAATTGGTGGATAATTTGCAGGTGGAGCAGGATGGGGAAACGGGTTTTGCAACATGTGGGATGATGCTTGTCGCTGTTTCTTATGATGAGATAGAGTCTTTTGCTATTGCGCGACAACACATTTTTAATCGCCGGGATCAACGAGGTGAACCGGCTGAGGAAGATCTGTACGAGATTTCCTCGGATGAGGCGCGCAGACGCTTTCCCGCTCTGGGAGATGTGCGTGGTGCGATTTATTACCGCGATGCCGCCCGCGTGGATGGTCGGCTTTTGTCGGCTGCTCTGCATAGGGCTGCGGAGGCGAAGGGTCTTGCGGTCAAACACGCTGGGGTTGAACAGCTGTTGATCCAGGATAATGCGGTTACTGGTGTTATAACAGATGGAGAAACGATTTCTGCTGGTAAGGTTGTGATCGCGGGTGGGGCATGGTCGCAGGCGTTTGGCGATCAACTCGGCGTTCATATTCCGGTTGAACCGCAGCGCGGTCAGATTATTCATTTGGGTCTGGGCGATACGGATACGTCGTCATGGCCTATTATCAGTGCGGTGCGGGGTCACTATATGGTCCCCTGGCCGGATGGCCGCGTGGTTGTGGGGGCTACGCGGGAGACTGGATCCGGTTTTGAGGCGCGCACGACTGCCGCGGGGGTGCTCGAGGTTCTGGCAGAGGCCCTGCGGGTGGCGCCGGGTCTGGCGCAGGCAGAGGTTCGGGAGATTCGGGTTGGGCTGCGTCCGTACACGGAGGATCATTTGCCGGTGCTGGGGAGCGTTCCCAATATTCGAAATATTTATCTCGCGACCGGGCACGGTCCCACGGGCTTGCAACTCGGTCCTTATAGCGGGAAACTCATCGCGGATCTGGTTCTGGGGAAAGATCTCGCGACAGAGATTGATGCGTATCAAATTACACGATTTTTATAGGGAATATATGTTATGTCATCGTCCAATCATACCTATCAAGTCGGCGTTAGCACGGTCGATATTACCCCGCCCGTGGGGATTTATCTGGCCGGGTTCGCGGCGCGGCAAGAGCCTTCTACTGAGGTTTATCATCCTTTGAAGGCTACGGCGGTTGCGATAGATGACGGCGAGACACCGTTGCTTATTGTCGGTGCCGAGATTCTGGGTTTTTACGAGCGCACCGAAGAGGTACGAAGCAGGATTAACGCGGCTACGGGTATTGATCCGGCGCATATTATTCTCAATGGTTCGCATACGCATTGCGGTCCCTGTATCCGGGAGATGGACAGGGAGCGGCACGGGGAACTGGACGACGATTATCTCGAAGATCTTTTTGAAAATGTCGCAGAGTGTGCAAAAACAGCCTGGGAAGATCGGTCTCCTGCGCGTCTTAGTTTTGGTACGGGGAGTTGCGATATCGCGAGGTCCCGTCGAAAGGCAGATGGAAAGGGCGGTGTGGCGTGGGTGCCCTCTTTGGAAGCGCCTCATGACCACGATGTCCCGGTTATTGCGATTGAATCTCCCGAGGGCGAGTTGCGGTGTGTTATTTTTTCTTATGCCTGTCATCCTACCAGCCGTAGCGGGACGCTTATTGGGGGGGATTACGTGTGTTTTGCTTACGACCATATCGAAACGGTGTATCCCGATGTCGAGACTTGTTTTTTGCAGGGCTGTGCCGGAGATCAGAAGACGAAGCCCGTCGATCCGATGTCAAAAGTTTTTGTTCAGCGAGAGGTCGATGAGATCCGGGATATTGGTGTCGAATTGGGGGAATCCGTTATCCGTGTACTCGCTTCGCAGAACCTGCGGCACATAAGCGGTCCGATTTCTATTGCGCAGACGGTGCTGAATATAGAGACCGAACCCATTGATATGGATCTGGTCAAGTCCAGTCTGAATGCCGGTTCGGACTATGTACGGGCCTGGGCGCGACATTTGTTCGAGAGCGTTGAAAATAATATTCCGGTTGCGACCAGCTTTCCGTTTGAGATCCAGACTATGCGTTTTGGCGATGCGCTGGCTATTGTCGGGCTTGCTGCTGAGATGAATGTGGAGCACGGGTTGCGTTTGAAAAGAGAATTGGCGCCTTATTTTGAGAATCTTCTGGTGGCGGCTTATACAAATGATATTGTCGGTTATATTCCCGTCAAACGCCAGATTCCAGAAGGGGGCTACGAGGTCTGGTTCAATCAGCAACACTGGAAGCGCACGGGCCCCTTTGTTGAAGATACAGAAGACCGCATTCACGACGCGGTACACGAGATGCTCGATGTTTTAAAACAGGGATAATTGCTCGGCGGGTTTGCGTCTGGTGCGCAGATCGACAAAGTCGATCACTTCTTCGGGGATGTCGGCTACAAAGCGCGATATTTTGGGCGCGATGCGTTCGCCAAATCGCCTGCGGCTTCGGGCGCGGGTCAAGATCACTTCGTCTTGTCCGCGGGTTATGCCGACGAAAAATAGGCGTTTCTCTTCTTCGATATCCGCATTGGCGTGCGGGATTAATCCTTCCTCAACCCCACAGATAAATACCACGGGGAATTCCAGGCCCTTGGACGCATGCAAGGTCATGAGTGTGACGGCTTCGGGCCGCGCAATTTTTCCACGACGCACAAAGTCGCCATCCTGTCCCAGGGTGATGATGTCCAATAACTCCGCGATGGAATCCACGCCTTGAGCCAATAGGCTCAATCGCTCGAGGTCGATATCGTCTGATGTCGCAAATTCTTCTGCCCATTTTGCTATAAGTTCGGAAGGCGATAGGTGAGATGTTTCATCGTGGAAGCGATCTACAGCTTCTATCGCGGCGTCTAATTTTTCCTGTACAGCGTCAGATAGTCCGGTGTTTTGAGCATGACGACGCATTGTTGCGCGCGCTTCTCTGCCAGGGTCAAATGTGGGGATGGAGAGGAGGTCGATTATATCTCTGGTGGTTGGGGCACTGGAAATGTCGTCCTTCAGGACGCACTTAAAAAACGATAGGGCGTGCTGTACCGAAGCCGCGTCCAGATAGCTTTTTTGCCCGATGACGCGGTAGGGGATGCCCGCCTGTAAGAAGCACGCTTCCAGGGCGTCTGCCTGGCGTCCGGTGCGGAATAATACGGCGAAGTCGTCCAGGCTGCGTTTGCCTTCTTCGTTGGCTTGCAATAGGTCTGCGCCGCCGACCATTCGGGAGATTTCTTCTACAATGGCGATGCCTTCGCCGGTTTCGCCGGGTGTGGATAAGGCTCTCAGTTTAGGACCGTTTTCTCGCACGGGGACGTACGATCGCTCGCCAAGCAGGCTGGATGCTGCGGAGATGATCTGAGGGGTGGAGCGATATGTGTGCTGCAGGATTACTTCGTTTGATCCGGGATAATCCGCTTTTAATTGTGCAAAATATCCCGCGCTCGCGCCCCGAAAACCGTAGATGGCTTGATCGGGATCGCCGATGACGAAGAGGCCCGATCCATCTCCGGCCAGTTTTTGAACCAGTGCGTATTGTACGGCGTTGACGTCTTGAAATTCATCGACGAGTATGTGGGAAAAACGCGCCTGGACTGTTTGTAAAATGTCACCGGAGAGTACATTGTGGAGGATGAGCAAGATGTCGTCAAAGTCCATGAGGCCATAAGTGGTCAGGCGGTGTTGATAATTGGTGTAAATGGTTTGGAGTTCGGTGTCGGTGATGTCGGGTATTTCCTGTCCTGTAGCTTTGCATAGCGAGATTTGGGAGAGGGCGTCATCGACCGATGTTTCGGTGTCGATGTCGGCTATTGCTTCCTGTAAGACGGTGCGGGCTTCTCCTCGGTCAGCTATTGCGCCCAGCTGTTCGGGGGCGTATTCTCGCAGGAGGTCTAATGATAGGCGGTGGAATGTGCCCACGCGCATGGGTACGAGTTCTTCTCCTCTGGAGGATAGGGATACGATCCGTTCCCACATTTCAGTTGCGGCGCGATTGGTGAATGTTACGGCCATTATAGAAGCGGGTGATACACCGCGGTTCTGGATCAGGTCGATTACGCGATGGGTGAGTGCCCGGGTTTTTCCGGTGCCGGGTCCCGCTGTTACGATGACGGGACCTTTTTCCGTTGTTACGGCTGCTTGCTGGTGGGGGTCGAGAAGTGGGAAGTGTGAAGTGGGAAGTGTGAAAGAAGAATCTTTGGCTATTGAGTTTTCTGCGCTCTTGTCCAGGCTCGCGTTCTCTGCTTTCTCTTTCGAAGGCTCCTCGGCTGGTATGTGAAATAGCGATTCCTGTCCGCTCAGGCGTGCGCGGTCTTCGTCGGAGAAGACTTGAATTTTTCCGTACACGCCGTCGTATCCCGGGTCTATGTGAACTTCCCCTTCGCGCATGCGTCGAATGCCTTCGGCGATGAGGAAGTCTCCTGTTTTGGCGATTTCTTCGATGGGCAGTTCGCGCAAGATTTTCAATTCTGCTCCGTGTGTTGATAGCATTTGTTCGTACACGGTTTGTACGCGCTTGCTGGTGGGTCCCACCTGGAGGACTGAGCCGATGATTTCCGGCAGTGGGATCAGGTTTTCAAAGGGCATCGCCACGTCGGGGCGGTCGCCTTCTGCGCGGTCTGCGAGTTTTTCAACGCGGTGGAGTACACCAACGGTCAATTTGCGGCCGCATACCGGGCAGATTTCGTTTGCGTCGAGGGTTTGTACGGGTTTCCAGCATATGTCGCATTTTCTGTGTCCGTCAAAGTGGTATTTGCCTTCTTCGGGATAGAATTCCAGGGTGCCCGTAAAGCGCGTTGGGTCGCGGTCTTTTAATGCGTCATACATTCCTCGGAATGATAGGTCTGTGTTAAAGCAGGTGGCTTCGCGGGCGAGTTTTTGTGGGGAGTGGGCGTCTGAATTGGAGACGATTGCGTAGTTGTCCAGCATGGATAGGCGCCAGTTCATCGGCGGGTCGGAAGATAGGCCGGTTTCTACGGCGAAGATGTGGGGGAGCATGTCTTCAAAACATTCTTCCAGGGTGTCAAACCCGGAACTCGCGCCCAGGACAGCAAAATGAGGGGTCCAGATGTGCGCGGGTATGAAGAGTACCTCGTCACAGGCTTCCAGACAGATCTCTACCAGGTCCCGGCTGTCCAGGCCAAGAATGGGGCGTCCGTCGGATTTCAGGTTGCCTATTGCGCCGAGTCGGGCATTTAATCGCGCCGCAGCGTCAAAACTCGGCATTGTGACGACGTGATGTATTTTTCTGGTTTTGTCGTTCTTTTTGTATATGAGACTGATTTCGACCGAGAGCACAAACCGCATTTGTCCGCGACAGGCTTGTGGCAACTCGGCGTCTATGCCTCGCCTGAGGTCTGAGCGCAACTGATATAGCCCTTCTTCGGCGGGTTCGAGTTGGTCGCGCAGTTCGTCAAACCATACCGGATGGGTGAAATCTCCGGTGCCCACTACTGTCAGACCTTTAATGAGGCTCCACCGATACAGGTTTTCGGGGTTCAGGGTCTTGCTGGTTGCGCGGGCAAAACGCGAGTGCAGGTGTATGTCGGCGATGTATTGCATGATACGCTCAAGAAACACCCTGCAAAGAAAAACGTCAATGGGTTTTTCCATTGACGTTTTTTTAGTACACCGTGAGGTATTATTTCTGTTTGTAAGATGCCGACTTTAGACCGTATTCGGACATGCGCAATTGGAAATACTGTCGGCCAATCCCGCATTGTTGCGCTGCCTGGGTTACATTGCCCTGTGTTCGCTTCAAGGCTCTGTCGAGATACTCCCGCATAAACCGGCTGTTCGCCAGTTGTCTGGCTTCTTTAAACGGGAGGTCAAATACATCGACCTCGGCTTTGGATCCTCGAATGCGAGGATGCAGATCGGATACGCGGATAATTTTACCTTCGCTCATGACCATCAATCGGGCGACTTCGTGTTGTAGTTCCCGAACATTGCCGGGCCAGGCGTAATGCGACATCCTTTGAATTACTTCGGGGGAAAATGCGCGATTGTATTCTTTCATACTTTTGCAAAAATGCGTGATTAAAAGAGGCAAGTCGCTCAGTCGCTTCCGCAAGGGTGGCAAATGTAGAGGTACGACAGTTAAGCGGTAATAGAGATCTTCTCGGAAAGTCCCTTTTCGCACCATTTTTTTCAAGTTACAGTGTGTCGCAGTGATCAGGCGCACGTTGGACCGGCGCATGGATGCTTCGCCTACGCGGCGAAATTCCTGTTCCTGTACCAGGCGAAGCAATTGCAACTGAAGGTTGGCAGGCAATTCACCCACTTCATCGAGGAATAGCGTACCGCCTTGGGCAGATTCAACCAGTCCGATGCGCGTTTGGCTGGCGCCAGTAAAAGCACCTCGAACATGCCCAAATAACTCGCTGCGCGACATTTCAGAAGAGAGCAGACCGCAGTCAACGGTTACAAATGGTCCCCTGTTGCGGTGGCTAATGCCGTGAACATAACGGGCGAGCAATTCCTTACCCGTGCCAGTTTCTCCACTGATGTTGACGGGCAATTCGCTATTTGCCACGCGGTACGCGCGCTTTTGCACGTCTAAGAGTGAGGAATGCTGTCCAATGAGCGGCCATTTATTGAGGCCGGATTTTTTTGATTGATATATTTCTCCCATCACCAACAATCTGTCGAGACTCCCACCCAAAGAAACAAAATAAATGGCATCTAACAGAGTGTTAATCCCTATTTGGATGCCGTATTGGATACCAGTTTTTCATCAGAACTTCTTTGCTTATGATACCACTTCCAGATCATATCGTCGCTGTAACAAAGACGCATCCGCTTCTGCAATCTCCATACACATCTCCATCGCCAATTCATAGCGATAACGCGTCTGTTCACAAGAAACTGGATTTGGATACATTGGGTCACCCGTCGTCGTCCGTGCCTCCCAAAGACATCCGCCACCACACAAGTTGCGCGCCCAGCACGTCTTGCACTCAGGCCGATTATTCACATTGAACTGCGCGTCAAAATGCTGTTGCTTTTCGCGATCAATACCCGCAAACACATCACCCATCTTAAACTCGGGCGCGTCGGCCAAACTCGAGCAAAAATAAATCGACCCATCTGCTGCAATAGCCAGATACTGCTTACCACCCAGACACCCATGACAGGATTTTTGGCGCGTCAACAGTTTTTGAATCCGCGGATCAAACTCTTCACTCTCTTCACCTTTTAGAATGGCTTTGAGCGCACGGCGGCTTCGCTTGTAAATTTGCTGCTTCAAAACGGGTATGTGTTCTTCCCCAATCGCATAGGGCGCATCCGGTGAAACAACAGCCGGACCAACAAGCGCGTTATCAGTACCCAGAGAACGCAACGCATCGGCAATCTGATCCTCGTCCATATCATACGCTGTCATAACAGCCTGCAAATACACGCGTTCTGGTGCCTCAGCAGTCAATTTCTGTACATTCTTTGCCACAACATCATAAGTACCGGAACCATTGTGAAACTTGCGAATGCGGTCCTGTGTCTTACGTCCCCCATCCAGGCTGACCTTAATCTGAAAATTTTCATCAACCAAAAATTGTTTCATCTCGTCGGTCAACAACGTGCCATTGGTCACAATGCCAAAACCAACCTGCACACCCAACCGCGCTCCCAGGGATTTGGCAAATGGGACAAGCTTCTGCATCAATGGAAAATTCAAAAGTGGCTCCCCACCAAAAAAATCAATCTGGCACCGCCCAAACACCTGAGCCTCGGTAACAATCCAGCGTATGGCTTGCTCGGCAACGTCTGGTTGCATCAGCATGGCCTTACCGCCATAATCTCCGCCGTGGGCAAAGCAGTAAGCACATTGAATATTGCACGTATGCGAAACGTGCAAAGACACCTGCAAACGATCTGTCTGCGAAACCCCACAGGCTGCCATCCCTTCTATGGTCGGCACATTGGATACCAGAGGCAATGCACCATCCGAAATCAAACCCACCTGAGACAGTTCCCCAATGGCCTCGCCAATCTCTTCTGCCTCGTATTGATCGGCCAACCTCTGGACAACCTGGGCAACAGACAAACCCTCGCAACACGCTAAAATCGCCTCGAAAAGGGTATCCAATTCAAAAAACAGACCCGTCTCCACCTGATAGGCAACAGGCTGTTTTTGCTCTTCAGTATGAAAAAGATGCATGTCGCATTTCTGAATGCACAGCATGTCAAGCACTCCCTAAAATTAAATCACTCAGCTTGATCAAAATCGTTCCAATCGTCATCATCGGGAAAGGGCAGGGGAGGAACAGATGGCCAACCAGATCCGCAGCCAACTCCAAAACCGTTCTCAGCCCGATACGTAAGAATGCTACCTTCTTGATCTATTGCTCCGTTGACCAAAGTCAATTTACGTCGTGTTGCCATGTTATCCTCCTTTAATGAAAAAAATCTGCGCCATAACGGTTTACCCTTTCCATATTGCAAGATCCGTGCCCAAAATCGTCTCAGCACAAAAAAAGCACTTGAATGTGCTCAAGTGATTGAAAAGCAAAGAGATAAAATTAAAAAATCATTTATGCTAAATTTGGGAAATTCTGGCGAAAGTGCATACAGTTGGATGCACCTCTAAATCGCTTATTTAAAGAAAATTAACATAACTATCTGAATTATATAAGGATAGATAGGTGCATACAATTGGATGCACTACTGCATACAGT includes these proteins:
- a CDS encoding DGQHR domain-containing protein, which encodes MSNEITGVGEITEVIEKTQGERKYLFGTIGSDKIKNVTFVPVIERSTRTYLNEITEEGYQRPGSLSRMRAFANFLKDNPNSVVPPVLLSGRGNWKWQPGEQEQDLGRLIIQDKAAVIDGQHRLGGFVFLYEDSEVVRDISFILLPDLTVKEEIQEFVVVNNSQKGVPKPLTAYLEDEEKAQVGWALNQDSDSPFKGRITRVSLQRNHLFALHSVAKQVVRLFSIGSIQDLDVDQKIEFMSRFWTIIADQLPDEWSDIEKLDDRETRGRRDFEYKLLELTGLIAWAHTGAHIFSRSYSEATGMNWDNVSRLVEATSGIDWRKTGEYEGRTGEAAGRVMADEMIRMLPAEA
- a CDS encoding amidohydrolase family protein, producing MIVDTHVHIWEISDKYPVGPTAPTWNSYPDESGTAEELLADMDAEGVDWTVLVQTSWSTWDNGYIADSVIRYPDRFVGHGLVDPQDPDNAEQVRYWIRERGLVGFRLHPMYYPDEEILLTEQNGPMWEEIVALDAVIQFHLRPEDADQVAAIAQRCPDTVLILDHMGYPQIDRPLAKYQPVLDLARFDNVFFKLSDVAGRSQEAHPYEDVHPYIEAALAVFTAQRTVWGTGYPGYHRVKHKWPTLADELRLIREGLPFLTDGDIERILGGTAAEIWGLSG
- a CDS encoding FAD-dependent oxidoreductase — encoded protein: MSYDAIVIGGGVVGISAAYHLVCDGAKTLLVDRRDAGRATDAGAGILSPATNTRDPDPWLRLAAFASEYYPQLVDNLQVEQDGETGFATCGMMLVAVSYDEIESFAIARQHIFNRRDQRGEPAEEDLYEISSDEARRRFPALGDVRGAIYYRDAARVDGRLLSAALHRAAEAKGLAVKHAGVEQLLIQDNAVTGVITDGETISAGKVVIAGGAWSQAFGDQLGVHIPVEPQRGQIIHLGLGDTDTSSWPIISAVRGHYMVPWPDGRVVVGATRETGSGFEARTTAAGVLEVLAEALRVAPGLAQAEVREIRVGLRPYTEDHLPVLGSVPNIRNIYLATGHGPTGLQLGPYSGKLIADLVLGKDLATEIDAYQITRFL
- a CDS encoding AAA family ATPase; the encoded protein is MEKPIDVFLCRVFLERIMQYIADIHLHSRFARATSKTLNPENLYRWSLIKGLTVVGTGDFTHPVWFDELRDQLEPAEEGLYQLRSDLRRGIDAELPQACRGQMRFVLSVEISLIYKKNDKTRKIHHVVTMPSFDAAARLNARLGAIGNLKSDGRPILGLDSRDLVEICLEACDEVLFIPAHIWTPHFAVLGASSGFDTLEECFEDMLPHIFAVETGLSSDPPMNWRLSMLDNYAIVSNSDAHSPQKLAREATCFNTDLSFRGMYDALKDRDPTRFTGTLEFYPEEGKYHFDGHRKCDICWKPVQTLDANEICPVCGRKLTVGVLHRVEKLADRAEGDRPDVAMPFENLIPLPEIIGSVLQVGPTSKRVQTVYEQMLSTHGAELKILRELPIEEIAKTGDFLIAEGIRRMREGEVHIDPGYDGVYGKIQVFSDEDRARLSGQESLFHIPAEEPSKEKAENASLDKSAENSIAKDSSFTLPTSHFPLLDPHQQAAVTTEKGPVIVTAGPGTGKTRALTHRVIDLIQNRGVSPASIMAVTFTNRAATEMWERIVSLSSRGEELVPMRVGTFHRLSLDLLREYAPEQLGAIADRGEARTVLQEAIADIDTETSVDDALSQISLCKATGQEIPDITDTELQTIYTNYQHRLTTYGLMDFDDILLILHNVLSGDILQTVQARFSHILVDEFQDVNAVQYALVQKLAGDGSGLFVIGDPDQAIYGFRGASAGYFAQLKADYPGSNEVILQHTYRSTPQIISAASSLLGERSYVPVRENGPKLRALSTPGETGEGIAIVEEISRMVGGADLLQANEEGKRSLDDFAVLFRTGRQADALEACFLQAGIPYRVIGQKSYLDAASVQHALSFFKCVLKDDISSAPTTRDIIDLLSIPTFDPGREARATMRRHAQNTGLSDAVQEKLDAAIEAVDRFHDETSHLSPSELIAKWAEEFATSDDIDLERLSLLAQGVDSIAELLDIITLGQDGDFVRRGKIARPEAVTLMTLHASKGLEFPVVFICGVEEGLIPHANADIEEEKRLFFVGITRGQDEVILTRARSRRRFGERIAPKISRFVADIPEEVIDFVDLRTRRKPAEQLSLF